A genomic window from Arthrobacter sp. FW305-BF8 includes:
- a CDS encoding VOC family protein yields MSLFITCPVESVQRATAFYTALGWTLNPEMSDHNVSCFAIAPEQYVMLGSREMYASVGGAEELVGGPDTPSKVTVSFDLGSRQAVDELVERAGAAGGRIGDIDDYPFMYQRQFDDPDGYHYSPFWMKPDADPTE; encoded by the coding sequence ATGAGCCTTTTCATCACCTGCCCGGTCGAAAGCGTCCAGCGCGCGACCGCCTTCTATACCGCCCTGGGCTGGACCCTCAACCCTGAAATGTCCGATCACAACGTGTCATGTTTCGCGATCGCGCCCGAGCAGTACGTCATGCTCGGGAGCCGCGAGATGTATGCGAGCGTCGGCGGCGCCGAGGAGCTGGTCGGCGGACCAGATACGCCCTCGAAGGTCACGGTCTCGTTCGACCTCGGCAGCCGACAGGCGGTCGATGAGCTCGTCGAGCGCGCCGGTGCCGCCGGCGGGCGGATCGGTGATATCGACGACTACCCCTTCATGTACCAGCGCCAGTTCGACGACCCCGACGGCTACCACTACTCGCCGTTTTGGATGAAACCGGACGCCGATCCGACCGAGTGA